The following proteins come from a genomic window of Montipora capricornis isolate CH-2021 chromosome 9, ASM3666992v2, whole genome shotgun sequence:
- the LOC138015437 gene encoding OCIA domain-containing protein 1-like isoform X2: MADTQQRGIRVVELTDEEKAVLRECRINSVYFRGVPLGIGSVLILRQAIKYGLPLPFAKRFPGIFYTGIFGVGFIAGITSYHSTCVEKIMRLENSKLADQVRASRRALSHGSSRGDWQMENNNHERQEDLQGKALTNNRFSEPTAPSQDYSPSNVPVSPPVGSSEESPPPPSLYFDVDSDKENKYTSYGELRKKHRERWVPPNASTSGSVRSEQRSPQQGDGNFRASSSEAPSSWFDMDSNANERSHQQSNRESAPVRNSAKPSYRQGPPPKKNKYGDVIEG, from the exons ATGGCGGATACTCAACAGAGGGGAATAAGGGTTGTTGAG CTCACCGACGAAGAAAAGGCTGTACTAAGGGAATGTAGGATAAACAGCGTATATTTCAGAG GTGTTCCTTTAGGAATTGGTTCAGTTCTCATCTTAAGGCAAGCCATAAAATATG GTCTTCCTTTGCCCTTTGCGAAAAGGTTTCCTGGAATCTTCTACACAG GCATATTTGGAGTAGGATTCATTGCTGGCATAACTTCATATCATTCAACTTGTGTAGAAAAGATTATGCGGCTAGAAAATTCTAAGCTTGCTGATCAAGTAAGAGCCAGTAGGAG GGCTCTAAGTCATGGCTCGAGCAGAGGAGACTGGCAAATGGAAAATAATAATCATGAACGGCAAGAAGATTTGCAAG GAAAAGCCTTGACCAATAACCGCTTTAGTGAACCCACGGCTCCTTCACAAGACTATTCGCCTTCCAATGTCCCTGTTTCTCCTCCTGTCGGGTCCAGTGAAGAGTCTCCTCCGCCACCAAGCCTCTATTTTGATGTCGACTCAGACAAAGAGAACAAATACACCAGCTATGGAGAGTTACGAAAAAAACACCGTGAAAGATGGGTTCCTCCCAACGCCTCTACGTCAGGCTCTGTAAGGTCAGAGCAG AGGTCTCCACAGCAAGGAGATGGGAATTTCAGGGCAAGTTCTAGCGAAGCTCCGTCATCCTGGTTTGATATGGACAGCAACGCCAATGAACGAAGCCATCAGCAGAGTAATAGAGAAAGTGCACCTGTGCGAAATTCTGCAAAGCCCTCGTATAGACAAG
- the LOC138015437 gene encoding OCIA domain-containing protein 1-like isoform X1 gives MADTQQRGIRVVELTDEEKAVLRECRINSVYFRGVPLGIGSVLILRQAIKYGLPLPFAKRFPGIFYTGIFGVGFIAGITSYHSTCVEKIMRLENSKLADQVRASRRALSHGSSRGDWQMENNNHERQEDLQGKALTNNRFSEPTAPSQDYSPSNVPVSPPVGSSEESPPPPSLYFDVDSDKENKYTSYGELRKKHRERWVPPNASTSGSVRSEQQRSPQQGDGNFRASSSEAPSSWFDMDSNANERSHQQSNRESAPVRNSAKPSYRQGPPPKKNKYGDVIEG, from the exons ATGGCGGATACTCAACAGAGGGGAATAAGGGTTGTTGAG CTCACCGACGAAGAAAAGGCTGTACTAAGGGAATGTAGGATAAACAGCGTATATTTCAGAG GTGTTCCTTTAGGAATTGGTTCAGTTCTCATCTTAAGGCAAGCCATAAAATATG GTCTTCCTTTGCCCTTTGCGAAAAGGTTTCCTGGAATCTTCTACACAG GCATATTTGGAGTAGGATTCATTGCTGGCATAACTTCATATCATTCAACTTGTGTAGAAAAGATTATGCGGCTAGAAAATTCTAAGCTTGCTGATCAAGTAAGAGCCAGTAGGAG GGCTCTAAGTCATGGCTCGAGCAGAGGAGACTGGCAAATGGAAAATAATAATCATGAACGGCAAGAAGATTTGCAAG GAAAAGCCTTGACCAATAACCGCTTTAGTGAACCCACGGCTCCTTCACAAGACTATTCGCCTTCCAATGTCCCTGTTTCTCCTCCTGTCGGGTCCAGTGAAGAGTCTCCTCCGCCACCAAGCCTCTATTTTGATGTCGACTCAGACAAAGAGAACAAATACACCAGCTATGGAGAGTTACGAAAAAAACACCGTGAAAGATGGGTTCCTCCCAACGCCTCTACGTCAGGCTCTGTAAGGTCAGAGCAG CAGAGGTCTCCACAGCAAGGAGATGGGAATTTCAGGGCAAGTTCTAGCGAAGCTCCGTCATCCTGGTTTGATATGGACAGCAACGCCAATGAACGAAGCCATCAGCAGAGTAATAGAGAAAGTGCACCTGTGCGAAATTCTGCAAAGCCCTCGTATAGACAAG